A stretch of Paracoccus sp. N5 DNA encodes these proteins:
- the gap gene encoding type I glyceraldehyde-3-phosphate dehydrogenase — translation MAVKVAINGFGRIGRNVLRAIIESGRNDIEVVAINDLGPVETNAHLLRYDSVHGRFPAEVKVNGDSIDVGRGPIKVTAIRNPAELPWGDIDVIMECTGIFTSKEKVQPHLSTGAKRVLISAPGENADKTIVFGVNDDTLTAQDLVVSNASCTTNCLSPVAKVLNDAIGIERGFMTTIHSYTGDQPTLDTMHKDLYRARAAALSMIPTSTGAAKAVGLVLPELKGRLDGVAIRVPTPNVSVVDLVFEAKRETSVQEINDAIRAAADGPLKGILGYTDEPLVSSDFNHDSHSSVFHMDQTKVMEGKLVRILSWYDNEWGFSNRMSDTAVAMGKLI, via the coding sequence ATGGCTGTCAAGGTGGCGATCAACGGCTTTGGTCGTATCGGTCGGAACGTGCTGCGCGCGATCATCGAATCGGGGCGCAATGATATCGAAGTCGTGGCGATCAACGACCTGGGCCCGGTCGAGACCAATGCGCATCTGCTGCGCTACGACTCGGTCCATGGCCGCTTCCCGGCCGAGGTCAAGGTGAACGGCGACTCGATCGACGTCGGCCGCGGCCCGATCAAGGTCACCGCGATCCGCAACCCGGCCGAACTGCCCTGGGGCGACATCGACGTCATCATGGAATGCACCGGCATCTTCACCTCGAAGGAAAAGGTGCAGCCGCATCTGTCGACCGGCGCCAAGCGCGTGCTGATCTCGGCCCCGGGCGAGAATGCCGACAAGACCATCGTCTTCGGCGTGAACGACGACACGCTGACCGCCCAGGATCTGGTGGTCTCGAACGCCAGCTGCACCACCAACTGCCTGTCGCCGGTCGCCAAGGTGCTGAACGACGCCATCGGCATCGAGCGCGGTTTCATGACCACCATCCACAGCTATACCGGCGACCAGCCGACGCTGGACACCATGCACAAGGACTTGTATCGCGCCCGCGCCGCCGCGCTGTCGATGATCCCGACCTCGACCGGCGCCGCCAAGGCGGTGGGCCTGGTGCTGCCGGAACTCAAGGGCCGCCTGGACGGCGTCGCGATCCGCGTGCCGACCCCGAACGTCTCAGTCGTGGATCTGGTGTTCGAGGCCAAGCGCGAGACCTCGGTGCAGGAAATCAACGACGCCATCCGCGCCGCCGCCGACGGCCCGCTGAAGGGCATCCTGGGCTATACCGACGAGCCGCTGGTCTCTTCGGACTTCAACCACGACAGCCATTCCTCGGTCTTCCACATGGACCAGACCAAGGTGATGGAGGGCAAGCTGGTCCGCATCCTCAGCTGGTATGACAACGAATGGGGTTTCTCGAACCGCATGTCGGATACCGCCGTGGCGATGGGCAAGCTGATCTGA
- a CDS encoding GcrA family cell cycle regulator codes for MSWTDERVETLKRMWAEGQSASQIAKELGGVTRNAVIGKVHRLGLSNRSDEAEAAAPEPAPKPAVAAAPAPEPAPKPAAPEPAPQPRAAAPAAEPAPEQAAAPAAPGFNRRTLVPSGQPLPPQPSANEISPEALASVREVEKRARKLTLMELTERTCKWPIGDPATDKFWFCGLPSVPGKPYCEAHVGVAFQPMSSRRDRRR; via the coding sequence ATGTCCTGGACCGACGAGCGCGTCGAGACGCTGAAACGCATGTGGGCCGAGGGACAATCGGCCAGCCAGATCGCCAAGGAGCTGGGCGGCGTCACCCGCAACGCGGTGATCGGCAAGGTCCACCGGCTGGGCCTGTCGAATCGCAGCGACGAAGCCGAGGCAGCGGCACCCGAACCGGCGCCGAAGCCCGCCGTCGCGGCGGCGCCGGCGCCGGAGCCCGCGCCGAAACCGGCGGCACCCGAGCCCGCGCCGCAGCCCCGGGCCGCGGCCCCGGCGGCCGAGCCCGCGCCGGAACAGGCCGCAGCCCCGGCCGCGCCCGGCTTCAACCGCCGCACGCTGGTCCCCTCGGGCCAGCCGCTGCCGCCGCAACCCTCGGCCAACGAGATCAGCCCCGAGGCGCTGGCCTCGGTGCGCGAGGTGGAAAAGCGCGCCCGCAAGCTGACGCTGATGGAGCTGACCGAGCGGACCTGCAAATGGCCGATCGGCGACCCGGCGACCGACAAGTTCTGGTTCTGTGGCCTGCCCTCGGTCCCCGGCAAACCCTATTGCGAGGCCCATGTCGGCGTGGCCTTCCAGCCGATGAGCTCGCGCCGCGACCGCCGCCGCTGA
- a CDS encoding multidrug effflux MFS transporter produces MTTLPPPAARRPHLITLVSISAAGALSTNIFLPSLPAMARDFGVEYSFMQLSVSAFLAVSAVLQLLCGPISDRFGRRPVVLGSLAIFLLATLGTLLTRDAGWFMAFRLVQAVVTTGFVVSRAVVRDIVPADQAASMIGYVTMGMSLVPMIAPTLGGVLDETLGWRASFVAMGIAGLAVMALCTADLTETARGGGVPLRQQVATYPVLARSQRFWGYALAATLSAGSFYAYLGGAPFVGQVVLHLSPAEVGYWFAGPSFGYALGNFISARYSTRFGMNRMILTGALICSASLLAALVVDLAGGLTPLVFFGAVGVMGLGNGMLLPNANAGMMSVRPELAGTASGLGGAMAVAGGAGLAALAGALLHDDTGAAPLLVIMAVSAVASIAFILWVMIRERQVIQGR; encoded by the coding sequence ATGACCACCCTGCCCCCTCCTGCCGCGCGCCGGCCGCATCTGATCACGCTGGTGTCGATTTCGGCCGCAGGCGCGCTGTCGACGAACATCTTCCTGCCCTCGCTGCCGGCGATGGCGCGGGATTTCGGGGTCGAATACAGCTTCATGCAGCTGTCGGTTTCGGCCTTCCTGGCGGTCAGCGCGGTGCTGCAACTGCTCTGCGGGCCGATCAGCGACCGTTTCGGGCGCCGGCCGGTGGTGCTGGGCTCTCTGGCCATCTTTCTGCTGGCGACGCTGGGCACATTGCTGACGCGCGATGCAGGCTGGTTCATGGCCTTCCGGCTGGTGCAGGCGGTGGTGACCACCGGCTTCGTCGTCAGCCGGGCGGTGGTGCGCGACATCGTGCCCGCCGACCAGGCCGCCAGCATGATCGGCTATGTCACCATGGGCATGTCGCTGGTGCCGATGATCGCGCCGACCCTGGGCGGGGTGCTGGACGAGACGCTGGGCTGGCGCGCCAGCTTCGTGGCCATGGGCATCGCCGGGCTTGCGGTCATGGCGCTTTGCACCGCGGACCTGACCGAGACCGCGCGCGGCGGCGGCGTGCCGCTGCGCCAGCAGGTCGCGACCTATCCGGTGCTGGCGCGCTCGCAGCGGTTCTGGGGCTATGCGCTGGCCGCGACGCTCAGCGCCGGGTCGTTCTATGCCTATCTGGGCGGCGCGCCCTTCGTCGGCCAGGTCGTGCTGCACCTGTCGCCGGCCGAGGTCGGCTATTGGTTCGCCGGTCCCTCGTTCGGCTATGCGCTGGGGAATTTCATCTCGGCGCGCTATTCGACGCGCTTCGGCATGAACCGGATGATCCTGACCGGGGCGCTGATCTGTTCGGCGTCGTTGCTGGCGGCGCTGGTGGTGGACCTGGCGGGCGGGCTGACGCCGCTGGTCTTCTTCGGCGCGGTCGGCGTCATGGGCCTGGGCAACGGCATGCTGCTGCCCAATGCCAATGCCGGCATGATGAGCGTGCGGCCCGAACTGGCCGGCACCGCAAGCGGCCTGGGCGGCGCGATGGCGGTCGCGGGCGGCGCCGGGCTGGCGGCGCTGGCCGGCGCGCTTCTGCATGACGATACCGGCGCCGCGCCGCTTCTGGTCATCATGGCCGTCTCGGCCGTCGCCTCGATCGCCTTCATCCTTTGGGTGATGATCCGCGAGCGGCAGGTGATCCAGGGGCGCTGA
- the metG gene encoding methionine--tRNA ligase — protein sequence MARHLITSAIPYINGIKHLGNLVGSQLPADLYARYLRARDHEVMFICATDEHGTPAELAAKKAGKPVPVYCAEMHEIQAEIARDFGLSFDHFGRSSSERNHVLTQHFAGKLDENGWISEVEEKQVYSIDDGRFLPDRYIEGTCPNCGYDKARGDQCENCTKQLDPTDLIEPRSAISGSTNLEIRATKHLYLRQRALKDQISQWLDSKTDWPILTTSIARKWLNDGDGLQDRGITRDLDWGIPVKKGDQPWPGMEGKVFYVWFDAPIEYIAATAEGADKRGEPDSAWRRWWRLDEGAEDVTYTQFMGKDNVPFHTLSFPATIIGSGEPWKLVDYIKSFNYLTYDGGQFSTSQGRGVFMDQALSILPADYWRWWLLSHAPESGDSEFTWENFQQSVNKDLADVLGNFVSRITKFCRSKFGETIPEGGSYGPEESALIEALTARIRAYEGFMDHTEIRKSAAELRAIWVLGNEYLQSAAPWSTFKTDPDKAAMQVRLGLNLIRLYAVLSAPFIPFAADAMLAAMQTRDRRWPGDVAAALQALPAGHAFTVPEVLFAKISDESRDEWQDRFKGIRA from the coding sequence ATGGCCCGGCATCTCATCACCTCGGCAATCCCCTATATCAACGGGATCAAGCACCTCGGCAACCTGGTCGGCTCGCAGCTTCCGGCCGACCTCTATGCCCGCTACCTGCGCGCCCGCGACCATGAGGTGATGTTCATCTGCGCCACCGACGAACACGGCACCCCGGCCGAGCTCGCGGCGAAGAAGGCCGGCAAGCCGGTGCCGGTCTATTGCGCGGAAATGCACGAAATCCAGGCGGAAATCGCCCGCGACTTCGGCCTGTCCTTCGACCATTTCGGCCGTTCCTCCAGCGAGCGCAACCACGTCCTGACCCAGCATTTCGCCGGCAAGCTGGACGAGAACGGCTGGATCTCCGAGGTCGAGGAAAAGCAGGTCTATTCCATCGACGACGGCCGCTTCCTGCCCGACCGCTATATCGAGGGCACCTGCCCGAACTGCGGCTATGACAAGGCCCGCGGCGACCAGTGCGAGAACTGCACCAAGCAGCTCGACCCGACCGACCTGATCGAGCCGCGCAGCGCCATCAGCGGCAGCACCAACCTGGAAATCCGCGCCACCAAGCACCTCTACCTGCGCCAGCGCGCGCTGAAAGACCAGATTTCCCAATGGCTTGACAGCAAGACCGACTGGCCGATCCTGACCACCTCGATCGCGAGGAAATGGCTCAACGACGGCGACGGGCTGCAGGACCGCGGCATCACCCGCGACCTCGACTGGGGCATTCCGGTGAAAAAGGGCGACCAGCCCTGGCCGGGGATGGAGGGCAAGGTCTTCTACGTCTGGTTCGACGCACCCATCGAATATATCGCCGCCACCGCCGAGGGTGCCGACAAGCGGGGCGAGCCCGACAGCGCCTGGCGCCGCTGGTGGCGGCTCGACGAGGGCGCCGAGGACGTGACCTATACCCAGTTCATGGGCAAGGATAACGTGCCCTTCCACACGCTCAGCTTCCCGGCCACGATTATCGGCTCGGGCGAGCCCTGGAAGCTGGTGGACTACATCAAGTCCTTCAATTACCTGACTTATGACGGCGGCCAGTTCTCGACCAGCCAGGGCCGCGGCGTGTTCATGGACCAGGCGCTGTCGATCCTGCCCGCCGATTACTGGCGCTGGTGGCTCTTGTCGCACGCCCCCGAATCCGGCGACAGCGAGTTCACCTGGGAGAATTTCCAGCAGTCGGTGAACAAGGACCTGGCCGACGTGCTGGGGAATTTCGTCAGCCGCATCACCAAGTTCTGCCGCAGCAAATTCGGCGAGACCATCCCCGAAGGCGGCAGCTACGGCCCCGAGGAATCGGCGCTGATCGAGGCACTGACCGCCCGCATCCGCGCCTATGAAGGCTTCATGGACCATACCGAGATCCGCAAATCCGCCGCCGAACTGCGCGCGATCTGGGTTCTGGGCAACGAATACCTGCAATCCGCCGCGCCCTGGTCCACCTTCAAGACCGACCCGGACAAGGCCGCGATGCAGGTCCGCCTGGGCCTGAACCTGATCCGGCTCTATGCCGTGCTTTCGGCCCCCTTCATCCCCTTCGCCGCCGATGCCATGCTGGCCGCGATGCAGACCCGGGACCGTCGCTGGCCCGGCGATGTCGCGGCCGCGCTGCAGGCCCTGCCCGCCGGCCATGCCTTCACCGTGCCCGAGGTGCTTTTCGCCAAGATCAGCGACGAGAGCCGCGACGAATGGCAAGACCGCTTCAAGGGAATCCGCGCCTGA
- a CDS encoding replicative DNA helicase, which produces MSELRAVEIRKPGEIASAAAEQAVPFSIEAEQQLLGALLTNNEVYDHVSRIIQAGHFYDPVHRRIYEISAERIARNALASPVTIKAFMENDAGLKELGGPAYLARLAGAAISSHAARDYAQMIREFALRRELINLGQDISARAATVSVSDSAEEQIKEAEQVLYKLGEQGVAERGFQSFLAAVTGALNAANAAFSRGGGLSGVSTGLVDLDGKMGGLNRSDLIILAGRPSMGKTSLATNIAFNVAKAHRTGELPDGSHGTVAGGVVGFFSLEMSAEQLAARILSEAAEVPSESIRRGDMTEEEFRRFVKAAHDLQNCPLFIDDTPALPINQLAARARKLKRTMGLDVLIVDYLQLLRAASAKDSRVNEVSEITQGLKAIAKELDIPVIALSQLSRQVESREDKRPQLSDLRESGSIEQDADIVMFVFREEYYREREKPADHDLDKMANWQQIMESCHGKAEVIIGKQRHGPIGTVELSFEGRFTRFGNLEKHRSWDRSE; this is translated from the coding sequence ATGAGCGAGTTGCGCGCCGTCGAAATCAGGAAACCCGGTGAAATCGCCTCGGCCGCGGCCGAGCAGGCGGTGCCCTTTTCCATCGAGGCCGAGCAGCAACTCCTGGGCGCGCTTCTGACCAATAACGAGGTCTATGACCACGTCTCGCGCATCATTCAGGCCGGGCATTTCTACGACCCGGTGCATCGCCGCATCTACGAGATCAGCGCCGAGCGCATCGCCCGGAATGCGCTGGCGAGCCCGGTCACCATCAAGGCCTTCATGGAGAACGACGCCGGGCTGAAGGAGCTTGGCGGCCCGGCCTACCTGGCCCGTCTGGCGGGGGCCGCGATCTCGTCCCATGCCGCGCGCGACTATGCCCAGATGATCCGCGAATTCGCCCTGCGGCGCGAGTTGATCAACCTGGGCCAGGACATTTCCGCCCGCGCGGCCACCGTCTCGGTCAGCGATTCCGCCGAGGAACAGATCAAGGAAGCCGAGCAGGTGCTCTACAAGCTCGGCGAGCAGGGCGTGGCCGAGCGCGGCTTCCAGAGCTTCCTTGCCGCCGTCACCGGGGCGCTGAACGCCGCCAATGCCGCGTTCAGCCGCGGGGGCGGATTGTCCGGGGTCTCGACCGGGCTGGTCGATCTGGACGGCAAGATGGGCGGCTTGAACCGCTCGGACTTGATCATCCTGGCCGGGCGGCCCTCGATGGGGAAGACCTCGCTGGCCACGAACATCGCCTTCAACGTCGCCAAGGCGCACCGGACGGGCGAGCTGCCCGACGGCAGCCATGGCACGGTGGCGGGCGGCGTCGTCGGCTTCTTCAGCCTCGAGATGTCGGCCGAGCAGCTGGCCGCGCGCATCCTGTCCGAGGCGGCCGAGGTGCCCAGCGAATCGATCCGGCGCGGCGACATGACCGAGGAGGAGTTCCGCCGCTTCGTGAAGGCGGCGCATGACCTGCAGAACTGCCCGCTGTTCATCGACGACACCCCGGCCCTGCCGATCAACCAGCTCGCCGCCCGCGCCCGCAAGCTCAAGCGCACCATGGGGCTCGACGTGCTGATCGTCGATTACCTGCAGCTCTTGCGCGCTGCCAGCGCCAAGGACAGCCGGGTGAACGAGGTTTCCGAGATCACCCAGGGCCTGAAGGCCATCGCCAAGGAGCTGGACATCCCCGTCATCGCCCTGTCGCAACTCTCGCGCCAGGTCGAGAGCCGCGAGGACAAGCGGCCGCAGCTGTCCGACCTGCGCGAATCCGGCAGTATCGAGCAGGACGCCGATATCGTCATGTTCGTCTTCCGCGAGGAATATTACCGCGAGCGGGAAAAGCCCGCCGACCACGATCTCGACAAGATGGCGAACTGGCAGCAGATCATGGAATCCTGCCACGGCAAGGCCGAGGTCATCATCGGCAAGCAGCGCCACGGTCCCATCGGCACGGTCGAGCTGTCCTTCGAGGGCCGCTTCACCCGCTTCGGCAATCTCGAAAAGCACCGCAGCTGGGATCGGTCCGAATGA
- a CDS encoding DMT family protein translates to MNLPVPLVTVGLLIASNLFMTIAWYGHLKFKATPLLVVILVSWGIAFFEYLLQVPANRFGYGHFSAAQLKTIQEVVSLSIFVLFSWLWLGEKLTWNIALGFGFICFGAFLIFHRFGTAAH, encoded by the coding sequence ATGAACCTGCCCGTGCCGCTGGTCACGGTCGGCCTGCTGATCGCGTCGAACCTGTTCATGACCATCGCCTGGTATGGGCATCTGAAGTTCAAGGCCACGCCGCTGCTGGTGGTGATCCTGGTCAGCTGGGGCATCGCCTTTTTCGAATACCTGCTGCAGGTGCCGGCGAACCGCTTCGGCTATGGCCATTTCAGCGCCGCCCAGCTGAAGACCATCCAGGAGGTCGTCAGCCTGTCGATCTTCGTGCTGTTCTCATGGCTCTGGCTGGGCGAGAAGCTGACCTGGAACATCGCGCTTGGCTTCGGTTTCATCTGCTTCGGCGCCTTCCTGATCTTCCACCGCTTCGGGACCGCCGCGCATTAA
- a CDS encoding orotate phosphoribosyltransferase: MTLPFPPREEIAQLTARMLLEIKAVHFNAAEPYTYASGLKGPTYIDCRKLISFPRIRSTLMDFMAATVLRDAGFDAFDNIAGGETAGIPFAALVAERLELPMTYVRKKPKGYGRNARIEGAMTEGQRVLLVEDLTTDGGSKLSFVDAIRETGATCGHTAVIFYYDIFPETTQRLADHGVQLHHLCTWWDVLAEAKAQGFYDAETLAEVERFLTDPRAWQAAHP, from the coding sequence ATGACCCTGCCCTTCCCCCCGCGCGAGGAGATCGCCCAGCTGACCGCCCGCATGCTGCTGGAAATCAAGGCGGTGCATTTCAACGCGGCCGAGCCCTATACCTATGCCTCGGGCCTGAAGGGGCCGACCTATATCGACTGCCGCAAGCTGATCAGCTTCCCGCGCATCCGCTCGACGCTGATGGACTTCATGGCGGCGACCGTGCTGCGCGACGCGGGCTTCGACGCCTTCGACAATATCGCCGGCGGCGAGACGGCGGGCATCCCCTTCGCGGCCCTGGTCGCGGAACGGCTGGAACTGCCGATGACCTATGTGCGCAAGAAGCCCAAGGGCTATGGCCGCAATGCCCGCATCGAGGGCGCGATGACCGAGGGCCAGCGCGTGCTGCTGGTCGAGGACCTGACCACCGACGGCGGCTCGAAGCTGAGCTTCGTCGATGCGATCCGCGAGACCGGCGCGACCTGCGGCCATACCGCGGTGATCTTCTATTACGACATCTTCCCCGAGACCACGCAGCGCCTGGCCGATCACGGCGTGCAGTTGCACCATCTCTGCACCTGGTGGGACGTGCTGGCCGAAGCCAAGGCGCAAGGTTTCTACGATGCAGAAACCCTGGCCGAGGTCGAACGCTTCCTGACTGACCCGCGCGCCTGGCAGGCTGCCCATCCTTGA
- the pyrC gene encoding dihydroorotase, with protein MNKSLTLRRPDDWHLHLRDGDMLQAVASYSGHFGRAIIMPNLVPPVVTGAQAAAYRDRIRAALGPEVTLRPLMTLYLTEATDPADVVAAHRDGIIAAVKLYPAGATTNSASGVRDFDKVRGVLEAMAEAGIPLCFHGEVTDPAVDIFDREAVFIDRVLDPIRRATPGLRVVMEHITTADGVDYVSANQDIGATITTHHLVINRNHILVGGIRPHYYCLPVAKRETHRLALRRAATSGDTRFFLGTDSAPHPDRAKESACGCAGCFTAPNTMSILAQVFEDDGALDRLEGFTALNGAAFYRLPANEDRIRLVRRDTPAPYPTHINAGDETVTVFDPGFPLYWHVEDPA; from the coding sequence ATGAACAAATCGCTTACGCTTCGACGCCCCGACGACTGGCACCTGCACCTGCGCGACGGTGACATGCTGCAGGCAGTGGCTTCATATTCCGGCCATTTCGGCCGGGCGATCATCATGCCGAACCTGGTGCCGCCGGTGGTGACCGGGGCGCAGGCCGCGGCTTACCGCGACCGGATCCGGGCCGCGCTGGGGCCCGAGGTGACGTTGCGTCCGCTGATGACGCTCTATCTGACCGAGGCGACCGATCCCGCCGACGTGGTCGCCGCGCATCGCGACGGGATCATCGCGGCGGTGAAGCTCTATCCGGCCGGGGCGACGACCAACTCGGCCTCGGGCGTGCGCGATTTCGACAAGGTGCGCGGTGTGCTGGAGGCCATGGCCGAAGCCGGCATCCCGCTGTGCTTCCATGGCGAGGTCACCGACCCGGCGGTGGACATCTTCGACCGCGAGGCGGTGTTCATCGACCGGGTGCTGGACCCGATCCGCCGCGCCACGCCCGGGCTGCGCGTGGTGATGGAACATATCACCACCGCGGACGGCGTGGATTACGTCAGCGCGAACCAGGACATCGGCGCGACGATCACCACCCATCACCTGGTCATCAACCGCAACCATATCCTGGTCGGCGGCATCCGCCCGCATTACTACTGCCTGCCGGTCGCCAAGCGCGAGACGCATCGCTTGGCGCTGCGCCGCGCGGCAACCTCGGGCGATACGCGCTTCTTCCTCGGCACCGACTCGGCGCCGCATCCGGACCGCGCCAAGGAATCGGCCTGCGGCTGCGCCGGCTGCTTCACCGCGCCGAACACCATGTCGATCCTGGCCCAGGTCTTCGAGGATGACGGCGCGCTGGACCGGCTGGAAGGCTTCACCGCGCTCAACGGCGCCGCCTTCTACCGCCTGCCCGCGAACGAGGACCGCATCCGGCTGGTCCGGCGCGACACGCCCGCGCCCTATCCGACCCATATCAACGCCGGGGACGAGACCGTCACCGTCTTCGACCCCGGCTTCCCGCTCTACTGGCACGTCGAGGACCCCGCATGA
- the purB gene encoding adenylosuccinate lyase, whose amino-acid sequence MIPRYSRPEMVAIWSPETRFKIWYEIEAHACDAQADLGVIPRENAEAVWRARDVEFDVARIDEIEAVTKHDVIAFLTHLAEHIGSDEARFVHQGMTSSDVLDTTLNVQLVRAADILLADMDKVLAALKKRAYEHKDTVRIGRSHGIHAEPTTMGLTFARFYAEMARGKARLERAREEVATGAISGAVGTFANIDPAVEAHVCAKMGLSPEPISTQVIPRDRHAMFFATLGVIASSMENIAIEIRHMQRTEVLEAEEFFSPGQKGSSAMPHKRNPVLTENLTGLARLVRMAVIPAMENVALWHERDISHSSVERGIAPDATITLDFALNRLAGVIEKLVVYPENMLKNMNKFKGLVMSQRVLLALTQAGVSREDAYRLVQRNAMKVWEQGADFKTELLADAEVTAALSPAEIEEKFDLGYHTKHVDTIFSRVFGEKPAH is encoded by the coding sequence ATGATCCCGCGCTATTCCCGCCCCGAAATGGTCGCCATCTGGTCGCCCGAGACCCGCTTCAAGATCTGGTACGAGATCGAGGCGCATGCCTGCGACGCCCAGGCCGACCTCGGCGTGATCCCGCGCGAGAACGCCGAGGCCGTCTGGCGCGCCAGGGACGTCGAATTCGACGTCGCCCGCATCGACGAGATCGAGGCCGTGACCAAGCATGACGTCATCGCCTTCCTGACCCATCTGGCCGAGCATATCGGCAGCGACGAGGCGCGCTTCGTCCACCAGGGCATGACCAGCTCGGACGTGCTCGACACGACGCTGAACGTGCAGCTGGTGCGCGCCGCCGACATCCTGCTGGCCGACATGGACAAGGTCCTGGCGGCGCTGAAGAAACGCGCCTACGAGCACAAGGATACGGTCCGCATCGGCCGCAGCCACGGCATCCATGCCGAGCCGACCACCATGGGCCTGACCTTCGCCCGCTTCTACGCCGAGATGGCGCGCGGCAAGGCCCGGCTGGAACGCGCGCGCGAGGAGGTGGCGACCGGCGCCATCTCGGGCGCGGTCGGCACCTTCGCCAATATCGACCCGGCGGTCGAGGCGCATGTCTGCGCGAAAATGGGCCTCTCCCCCGAGCCGATCTCGACCCAGGTCATCCCGCGCGACCGTCACGCCATGTTCTTCGCCACGCTGGGCGTCATCGCCAGCTCGATGGAGAATATCGCCATCGAGATCCGCCACATGCAGCGCACCGAAGTGCTTGAGGCCGAAGAATTCTTCAGCCCCGGCCAGAAGGGTTCGTCGGCCATGCCGCACAAGCGCAACCCGGTGCTGACCGAGAACCTGACCGGCCTTGCCCGCCTGGTGCGCATGGCGGTGATCCCGGCGATGGAGAACGTGGCGCTGTGGCACGAACGCGACATCAGCCACAGCTCGGTCGAGCGCGGCATCGCACCCGATGCGACGATCACCCTGGACTTCGCGCTGAACCGCCTGGCCGGCGTCATCGAAAAACTGGTGGTCTATCCCGAGAACATGCTGAAGAACATGAACAAGTTCAAGGGGCTGGTCATGTCTCAGCGCGTGCTGCTGGCCCTGACCCAGGCCGGCGTCTCGCGCGAGGATGCCTATCGCCTGGTCCAGCGCAACGCCATGAAGGTCTGGGAGCAGGGCGCCGATTTCAAGACCGAGCTCTTGGCCGATGCCGAGGTGACGGCGGCGCTGTCGCCGGCCGAGATCGAGGAGAAGTTCGACCTCGGCTATCACACCAAGCATGTCGACACGATCTTTTCGCGGGTCTTTGGCGAAAAGCCCGCGCATTAA
- a CDS encoding FliG C-terminal domain-containing protein has protein sequence MGVPAIGGLQLTPRQKAAVIVRLLLAEGDDIDLARLPPGLQTDLAQEMALMGIIDRDTRNAIVAEFCDRLESVGLSFPGDIDGTLDLLDGHLSPDTTDRLRRMAALNGDGDPWDRIAVMAPTLLAELARTEAVEIAAVMFSKLPVPRAAEVFGLLDPQLARQIAYAMSLTGGIEAAALQRIGKALIQAADAVPQPPLQGKAGEKVGAILNFSPSTMRDSVLAGLDDDDAGFAGEVRKTIFTWAHVPHRVDPRDIPRLTREVDNAVLLKALAGARGEARETVDFILGGISSRLAETMREEMEALGKISVRDAEAAMDEVVATIRRMEAAGDLFLISPEPEEDEPPAA, from the coding sequence ATGGGTGTTCCGGCAATCGGCGGGTTACAACTGACCCCGCGCCAGAAGGCGGCGGTGATCGTGCGGCTGTTGCTTGCCGAAGGCGACGACATCGACCTGGCCCGGCTGCCGCCGGGGCTGCAGACCGACCTGGCGCAGGAAATGGCGCTGATGGGCATCATCGACCGCGACACGCGCAACGCCATCGTGGCGGAATTCTGCGACCGGCTGGAATCCGTCGGCCTGTCCTTCCCGGGCGACATCGACGGCACGCTGGACCTGCTGGACGGCCATCTCTCCCCCGATACCACAGACCGGCTGCGGCGCATGGCGGCGCTGAACGGCGACGGCGACCCCTGGGACCGCATCGCGGTCATGGCGCCGACGCTGCTGGCCGAACTGGCCCGCACCGAGGCGGTCGAGATCGCGGCGGTGATGTTTTCCAAGCTGCCGGTGCCGCGCGCGGCCGAGGTCTTCGGCCTGCTCGACCCGCAGCTCGCGCGCCAGATCGCCTATGCCATGTCGCTGACCGGCGGCATCGAGGCGGCGGCGCTGCAAAGGATCGGCAAGGCGCTGATCCAGGCCGCCGACGCCGTGCCGCAGCCGCCGTTGCAGGGCAAGGCCGGCGAAAAGGTCGGGGCGATCCTGAACTTCTCGCCCTCGACCATGCGCGACAGCGTGCTGGCCGGGCTCGATGACGACGATGCCGGTTTCGCCGGCGAAGTGCGCAAGACGATCTTCACCTGGGCGCATGTGCCGCATCGCGTCGATCCACGCGACATTCCCCGCCTCACGCGCGAGGTGGACAATGCCGTGCTGCTCAAGGCTCTGGCCGGCGCCAGGGGCGAGGCGCGCGAGACGGTCGATTTCATCCTTGGCGGCATCTCCAGCCGGCTTGCCGAGACGATGCGCGAGGAAATGGAGGCGCTCGGCAAGATCTCGGTCCGGGACGCCGAGGCGGCGATGGACGAGGTCGTCGCGACCATCCGCCGGATGGAGGCGGCGGGCGACCTTTTCCTGATCTCGCCCGAGCCCGAAGAGGACGAGCCGCCCGCGGCCTGA